The following coding sequences are from one Chitinimonas sp. BJYL2 window:
- the waaA gene encoding lipid IV(A) 3-deoxy-D-manno-octulosonic acid transferase, which translates to MLWRLLYRLAWWLALPLAFVYLWRRGRQQPAYRRHWTERLGIYPPHQGAPLIWLHAVSVGETRAALPLIRALQQRHPGHRILLTQMTPTGRDTARTLLGDEVLLAYLPYDLPGAVRRFLRHYRPAFGVLLEMELWPTLLLEASAQGVPVYLVNARLSARSWQGYRRVRGLLAPALRTLSGVAAQAQADADRLHELGAPSPLVAGNIKFDFEVDAAMQARGRHWRTLFGSRPVWVAASTREGEEAMLLAALSKAALPPDTLLLLVPRHPQRFDELAGMLDAAGLPFMRRSAWPADAPLPAEILVMLGDSMGEMTAYYAAADVAFVGGSLVDVGGQSLIEPCAQGLPVLMGPSCFNFAEAAKTARELGALRQCDNADTLMAELATLLADPAQRQAMGEAGHCLMAANRGALARVMTLLP; encoded by the coding sequence ATGCTCTGGCGTCTGCTGTACCGATTGGCCTGGTGGCTGGCTTTGCCCTTGGCGTTTGTCTACCTTTGGCGGCGAGGCCGCCAGCAGCCCGCCTATCGGCGCCACTGGACGGAGCGTCTGGGTATTTACCCGCCGCACCAAGGTGCCCCGTTGATCTGGCTGCACGCCGTCTCGGTGGGCGAGACGCGTGCTGCCCTGCCACTGATTCGCGCACTGCAGCAGCGCCATCCGGGGCATCGCATCCTGCTCACGCAGATGACGCCCACAGGCCGGGATACCGCTCGCACCCTGCTGGGTGATGAGGTGCTGCTGGCGTATCTCCCCTACGACCTGCCCGGCGCCGTAAGGCGCTTCCTGCGCCACTATCGTCCGGCCTTCGGTGTGCTGCTGGAAATGGAGCTGTGGCCCACCCTCCTGCTGGAGGCCAGCGCGCAAGGCGTGCCGGTCTATCTCGTCAACGCGCGTCTGTCGGCGCGATCCTGGCAGGGCTATCGGCGAGTACGCGGCCTGCTTGCGCCGGCATTGCGTACGTTGAGCGGTGTGGCGGCGCAAGCGCAGGCCGATGCTGATCGTCTGCATGAACTGGGCGCGCCTTCGCCGCTGGTTGCCGGCAACATCAAGTTTGATTTTGAAGTCGATGCCGCCATGCAGGCCCGAGGCCGCCATTGGCGTACCTTGTTCGGCTCGCGTCCGGTCTGGGTGGCGGCCAGCACGCGGGAGGGCGAAGAGGCGATGTTGCTGGCGGCGCTCAGCAAAGCAGCGTTGCCGCCGGATACCTTGCTGTTGCTGGTGCCACGGCATCCGCAGCGCTTTGATGAGCTGGCGGGCATGCTGGATGCGGCGGGCCTGCCGTTCATGCGGCGCAGTGCCTGGCCTGCGGATGCACCCTTGCCGGCGGAGATTCTGGTGATGCTGGGCGACAGCATGGGTGAGATGACAGCCTACTATGCGGCAGCCGATGTTGCCTTTGTGGGTGGCAGTCTGGTGGATGTGGGCGGCCAGAGCCTGATCGAACCCTGCGCGCAGGGTTTGCCCGTGCTGATGGGGCCGTCGTGTTTCAACTTTGCCGAGGCGGCCAAAACAGCGCGTGAACTGGGCGCCTTGCGTCAGTGTGACAACGCCGACACCCTGATGGCAGAACTGGCGACGCTGCTGGCGGATCCCGCGCAGCGACAGGCCATGGGTGAGGCGGGGCATTGCTTGATGGCCGCAAACCGGGGTGCCTTGGCGCGCGTAATGACTCTGCTGCCTTAA
- a CDS encoding ATP-binding protein has translation MSHTHQGKPQAALAAIGRKVEDMAYGTPPPRLARWLWAMPNLALICFLAVGVAFLLFVRHHEHQRQYDTLVDDLLWQEQTLAAQLDARQTLLQTLANDQTRGELDEAGFYRRAAIFLAADTELLSLAYVNEYGEAVWSYPAEAAEPLQLQAAVIEPIQRAARIGIPASTPTFDYPGAGAAFALAHPAVRGNQTLGAFVAVISVKGLLRQHVPWWIAKRYQISVVDLEGRTLAARPEQAAPEADAPVQAMLFDPPGYGLRLQGQLLQTGWPWWQQVLYGLLGALSVVMLWSLWVLKRHMRERLNAERALVREANLRQAMEDSLTAGVLALDRSGCTLHVNRAFCQMVGLEAAALLGSQPPFAYWPPESHDQCAQAFTAVLRGECPAQGMALRVMRPDGSRLDLRLFASALIDADGQHTGWVASFADVSELQREREALQGSHERFVAVLDGLDASVAVTDCDSGELLMSNRAFREAFDQIDQTGALCVLPLRGEAAEGEWFDAITGRWYQHHRRAVPWVDRPAVWLDIATDVTERKLAADRERQQTDKLQQTARLIALGEIASSLAHELNQPLAAISSYCTACRNLTASGQLSPAELDDALGKIVEQSRRASAIVRGIREFVRKREPQRSPCRVGDLVDTVLLLLSAPLNRHFVRVVRERDADEAILSADPVLLEQVLFNLGKNAIEAMAQAGTDPAELSLQSRIRDGWVDLIVADRGPGIAPDEVEKLFLAFYTTKEEGMGMGLNICRTIVENHDGRLTVLPRPGGGSRFVVSLPLSPQASGEAGSDTPEISLVHRA, from the coding sequence ATGAGCCACACCCATCAGGGAAAGCCCCAAGCGGCGTTGGCGGCCATCGGGCGTAAGGTGGAGGACATGGCTTACGGCACCCCTCCGCCTCGCCTGGCCCGCTGGCTCTGGGCCATGCCCAACCTCGCCCTGATCTGCTTTCTGGCAGTGGGCGTAGCTTTCTTGCTGTTCGTGCGCCATCACGAACACCAGCGCCAGTACGACACGCTGGTCGATGATTTGCTGTGGCAGGAACAGACGCTGGCCGCACAGCTCGATGCCCGCCAGACCCTGCTGCAAACCCTGGCCAACGACCAGACGCGTGGCGAGCTCGACGAAGCCGGCTTCTACCGCCGTGCGGCCATCTTTCTGGCAGCCGATACCGAGCTGCTCTCCTTGGCCTATGTGAACGAATATGGCGAGGCCGTTTGGAGCTATCCCGCTGAAGCAGCCGAGCCGCTGCAACTTCAGGCTGCGGTCATCGAACCGATCCAGCGTGCCGCACGCATCGGCATTCCGGCCAGTACGCCAACCTTCGACTACCCCGGGGCAGGCGCCGCGTTTGCGCTGGCGCACCCGGCCGTGCGCGGTAACCAGACGCTGGGGGCCTTTGTGGCCGTGATCTCGGTCAAAGGCCTGCTGCGTCAGCATGTACCCTGGTGGATCGCCAAGCGCTACCAGATCAGCGTGGTCGATCTCGAAGGCCGCACCCTCGCGGCGCGGCCTGAGCAAGCCGCGCCCGAGGCCGATGCCCCGGTGCAGGCCATGTTGTTCGACCCACCCGGCTATGGTCTGCGCCTGCAAGGCCAGTTGCTGCAGACCGGCTGGCCATGGTGGCAGCAGGTGCTCTACGGGTTGCTGGGCGCACTCTCGGTGGTGATGCTGTGGTCGCTGTGGGTACTCAAGCGCCATATGCGTGAACGCCTGAACGCGGAACGCGCGCTGGTCCGCGAGGCCAATCTTCGGCAGGCAATGGAAGACTCCCTCACCGCCGGGGTGCTGGCACTGGACCGCAGTGGCTGCACCTTGCACGTGAATCGGGCGTTCTGTCAGATGGTCGGACTGGAGGCCGCGGCCTTACTGGGTAGCCAGCCGCCGTTTGCCTATTGGCCACCGGAATCCCACGATCAGTGTGCACAGGCTTTTACGGCGGTTCTCCGCGGGGAGTGCCCAGCACAGGGGATGGCGCTGCGGGTGATGCGCCCCGATGGCAGCCGGCTGGATCTGCGCCTGTTCGCCAGCGCGCTGATCGACGCCGATGGCCAACACACCGGCTGGGTGGCCTCGTTTGCCGATGTCAGCGAGTTGCAGCGTGAGCGCGAGGCCCTGCAGGGCTCGCACGAACGCTTTGTGGCGGTATTGGATGGGCTGGATGCCTCGGTGGCGGTTACCGATTGCGATAGCGGCGAGCTGCTGATGAGCAACCGTGCCTTCCGCGAAGCCTTTGACCAGATCGACCAGACCGGGGCGCTGTGTGTGCTCCCGCTAAGGGGAGAAGCGGCTGAGGGCGAATGGTTCGATGCGATCACCGGGCGCTGGTATCAGCATCACCGCCGGGCAGTTCCTTGGGTCGACAGACCGGCAGTGTGGCTGGATATTGCGACCGATGTTACCGAGCGCAAGCTCGCAGCTGATCGTGAACGTCAGCAGACCGACAAGCTGCAGCAAACCGCACGGCTGATCGCGCTGGGCGAAATCGCATCGAGTCTGGCGCACGAACTGAACCAGCCACTCGCTGCCATCTCCAGCTATTGCACCGCCTGCCGTAACCTAACGGCCAGCGGTCAGCTGAGTCCGGCAGAGCTCGACGATGCGCTAGGCAAGATTGTTGAACAGTCGCGGCGTGCCAGCGCCATCGTGCGCGGCATCCGCGAATTCGTGCGCAAACGTGAACCGCAGCGCAGCCCATGCCGTGTGGGCGATCTGGTCGATACCGTGTTGCTGCTTTTGTCCGCACCGCTGAACCGCCATTTTGTGCGCGTGGTGCGCGAGCGCGACGCCGATGAGGCCATCCTCTCGGCCGACCCGGTGCTGCTTGAACAGGTACTCTTCAATCTGGGCAAAAATGCGATTGAGGCCATGGCACAGGCAGGTACCGACCCCGCCGAACTCAGCCTTCAGAGCCGCATTCGCGACGGCTGGGTTGATCTGATCGTGGCAGATCGCGGCCCCGGCATTGCGCCGGATGAGGTGGAAAAGCTGTTCCTCGCCTTCTACACCACCAAGGAAGAAGGCATGGGCATGGGCCTGAACATCTGTCGCACCATCGTCGAAAACCATGATGGCCGGCTTACCGTCCTGCCTCGCCCCGGCGGTGGTAGTCGTTTTGTCGTCAGTCTGCCGCTGTCTCCACAGGCCTCGGGAGAAGCCGGGTCAGACACTCCTGAAATCTCCTTGGTGCATCGCGCATGA
- a CDS encoding glycosyltransferase family 2 protein: MQPLSLVLITHNAASQLPACLTSARDLANDIVVVDSGSNDETVTIAQAAGARVTHQPFLGFGPQKRLAVSLAQHDWVLCLDADERLTPELVASIRHTLQNPTYSAYRFARRNRFFGRYLAHGEAYPDWNLRLFDRRQANWSEDAVHEKVVAQGDVGTVNGDLLHDSAEDLATYLAKQNRYTDTQADMLFAAGKRASIGKLIGSPLARFIRYYIVRRGFMDGSAGFAHIAIGSFFAFVKYAKLMERWRQAGRR, encoded by the coding sequence ATGCAGCCACTCAGTCTTGTTCTCATCACCCATAATGCCGCCAGTCAGTTGCCCGCGTGCCTGACTTCCGCGCGCGACCTGGCCAACGATATCGTAGTTGTCGATTCGGGCAGCAACGATGAGACGGTCACCATCGCCCAAGCAGCGGGTGCACGTGTCACGCATCAACCCTTTCTGGGGTTCGGGCCGCAAAAGCGGCTCGCGGTCAGTCTGGCGCAGCACGACTGGGTACTCTGCCTCGACGCCGACGAGCGCCTCACGCCCGAGCTGGTCGCCAGCATTCGTCACACCCTGCAGAACCCGACCTACAGCGCCTACCGGTTTGCCCGACGCAACCGGTTTTTTGGCCGCTATCTCGCCCACGGGGAAGCCTACCCGGACTGGAACCTGCGCTTGTTTGACCGCCGTCAGGCGAACTGGAGCGAGGACGCCGTACACGAAAAAGTCGTCGCCCAGGGCGATGTCGGCACCGTAAACGGCGACCTGCTTCACGACTCGGCAGAAGACCTAGCCACCTATCTCGCCAAACAGAACCGCTATACCGACACCCAGGCCGACATGCTGTTTGCCGCCGGCAAGCGCGCCAGCATCGGCAAGCTGATCGGCTCACCACTGGCACGCTTCATCCGGTATTACATCGTTCGCCGCGGCTTCATGGATGGCAGCGCCGGCTTTGCGCACATCGCCATAGGCAGCTTCTTTGCCTTCGTGAAATACGCCAAGCTGATGGAGCGCTGGCGGCAAGCCGGGCGGCGCTGA
- the waaC gene encoding lipopolysaccharide heptosyltransferase I, with the protein MPRILLIRMSSMGDIIHNFPAVTDLRAHYPDADVHWVVEEAFVGLARLHPGVTKVVPIALRRWRKRPWAPAVRAEMSAFRQALQAARYEVAIDSQGLIKSAVVGKLSGAALAGYSRKTARDPLATLFYDRRFDIPPVHVIERNRQLTGSVMGYAPEGGLDYGIQPLPGRLDWQPHGAYVVCLTATARDAKLWAEPNWIALGQWLLAQGLQPVFPWGSEAERQRAERIAMTLPGSIVAPRFSLVDAARLLADARAAIGVDTGLMHLAAAVDTPTVGIFVDSDPHHAGARARTFSQSLGGVQQPPSFEVVRAVVEAALAAKG; encoded by the coding sequence ATGCCTCGCATACTCCTGATCCGCATGTCGTCGATGGGCGACATCATCCACAACTTTCCTGCCGTCACCGATTTGCGGGCGCATTACCCGGATGCCGATGTGCATTGGGTTGTGGAGGAGGCATTCGTTGGTCTTGCCCGTCTGCATCCCGGTGTCACCAAGGTGGTGCCGATTGCTTTGCGCCGCTGGCGCAAACGCCCTTGGGCGCCGGCTGTGCGTGCGGAGATGTCGGCATTCCGGCAAGCCCTGCAGGCGGCGCGCTACGAGGTGGCGATTGATAGCCAGGGGCTGATCAAGAGTGCCGTGGTCGGCAAACTCAGTGGCGCGGCACTGGCCGGCTATAGCCGCAAGACAGCACGCGATCCGCTTGCCACCCTGTTCTACGACCGGCGCTTCGATATTCCGCCCGTGCATGTGATCGAACGCAATCGCCAGCTCACTGGCAGTGTGATGGGTTACGCGCCCGAGGGCGGGCTCGACTACGGCATTCAGCCCTTACCCGGCCGCCTCGACTGGCAACCTCATGGCGCCTATGTGGTCTGCCTGACAGCAACCGCACGTGACGCCAAGCTGTGGGCGGAGCCCAACTGGATTGCGTTGGGCCAGTGGCTGTTGGCGCAGGGCTTGCAACCGGTGTTTCCATGGGGCAGTGAGGCTGAGCGCCAGCGCGCCGAGCGAATTGCCATGACTTTGCCGGGCAGCATCGTGGCGCCGCGCTTTTCCTTGGTGGATGCGGCACGTCTCTTGGCCGATGCGCGCGCTGCCATCGGCGTAGATACCGGCCTGATGCACTTGGCCGCAGCTGTGGATACCCCCACCGTAGGGATTTTTGTGGACTCCGATCCGCATCATGCCGGTGCCCGTGCGCGAACCTTTTCGCAAAGCCTGGGGGGCGTACAGCAGCCACCTTCTTTCGAGGTCGTACGCGCAGTTGTTGAGGCGGCTTTGGCGGCCAAAGGCTGA
- the secA gene encoding preprotein translocase subunit SecA, with protein MIASLLKKVFGSRNDRLLKQYAVQVREINALEIRMQSLSDAELQAKTPELKERIAKGETLAALLPEAFAVCREASRRVMGMRHFDVQLVGGMVLNDGKIAEMRTGEGKTLVATLPAYLNALTGKGVHVVTVNDYLAQRDATTMGKLYNFLGLTVGVNLSQMGHDAKQQAYGADITYGTNNEFGFDYLRDNMVYAPNDRVQRSLAFAIVDEVDSILIDEARTPLIISGQADDNIEIYARINEIAPKLTRQEKEDGEGDFWVDEKAHQIVLSESGHERAEELLAAAGLLAEGDSLYATTNIGLMHHLNASLRAHNLFHRDQHYVVQNGEVVIVDEHTGRLMSGRRWSEGLHQAVEAKEGVTVNKENQTLASITFQNYFRMYGKLAGMTGTADTEAYEFQQIYGLETVIIPTNRPMIRKDMNDQVFRTANEKFAAIIADIRACQERGQPVLVGTTSIENSELIANKLIEAGFKTGDFNVLNAKQHAREADIVVQAGRPAQVTIATNMAGRGTDIVLGGNIEPDIKAIEADESLSDADKHSKIAALRADWQLRHDAVLASGGLHIIGTERHESRRIDNQLRGRSGRQGDAGSSRFYLSMEDPLLRIFAAERIGALMQRLKLPEGEAIESGLLSRAIENAQRKVEGRNFDIRKQLLEYDDVSNEQRKAIYAQRNELLDSTDVSATIGNLRDGVIGDLVDQYIPPGSMEEQWDPAGLEKVLTEFQLQLPISEWLKNETTLEIETLRERIVTAAREAYESKTEAVGVSVMHQFERALMLQIVDQQWREHLAALDHLRQGIHLRSYGQKNPKQEYKREAFELFEGLLMRIRRDVVQLVMTVQIRSPEDVAALEQHEEPADMQFHHADYDEALAQANANAADPAQAQLRNYDKIGRNDPCPCGSGQKYKHCHGKLS; from the coding sequence ATGATCGCTTCTCTCCTCAAGAAAGTCTTTGGCAGCCGCAACGACCGTCTCCTCAAGCAGTATGCGGTTCAGGTGCGTGAGATCAATGCGCTGGAAATCCGGATGCAGTCGCTGTCCGATGCCGAACTCCAAGCCAAGACACCGGAACTCAAGGAACGCATCGCCAAGGGCGAAACCCTCGCGGCTCTGTTGCCAGAGGCATTTGCCGTTTGCCGTGAAGCATCGCGCCGCGTCATGGGCATGCGTCACTTCGACGTGCAGCTCGTTGGCGGCATGGTGCTCAATGACGGCAAGATTGCCGAAATGCGCACCGGCGAGGGCAAGACCCTGGTCGCCACCCTGCCCGCCTATCTCAATGCCCTGACCGGCAAGGGCGTGCACGTGGTGACGGTGAACGACTACCTGGCCCAGCGTGACGCCACCACCATGGGCAAGCTGTACAACTTCCTGGGCCTCACGGTGGGGGTCAACCTGAGCCAGATGGGGCACGATGCCAAACAACAGGCTTACGGCGCTGACATCACCTACGGCACCAACAACGAGTTCGGTTTCGATTACCTGCGCGACAACATGGTCTACGCGCCCAATGATCGGGTACAGCGTAGCCTGGCTTTTGCCATTGTCGATGAGGTGGACTCCATCCTGATCGATGAAGCGCGGACGCCGCTGATCATCTCGGGCCAAGCCGACGACAATATCGAGATCTACGCCCGCATCAACGAAATTGCGCCCAAGCTGACGCGGCAGGAAAAAGAAGATGGCGAGGGCGATTTCTGGGTCGACGAGAAGGCTCATCAGATCGTGCTGTCCGAGTCCGGTCATGAGCGCGCCGAAGAACTGCTGGCGGCAGCCGGCTTGCTGGCCGAGGGCGACAGCCTGTATGCCACCACCAATATTGGTCTGATGCACCATCTGAATGCCTCGCTGCGTGCCCACAACCTGTTCCACCGCGATCAGCACTACGTGGTGCAGAACGGTGAGGTGGTGATCGTGGACGAACACACCGGCCGTCTGATGTCCGGTCGCCGCTGGAGCGAAGGCCTGCATCAGGCCGTGGAGGCCAAGGAAGGCGTCACGGTCAACAAGGAAAACCAGACCCTCGCCTCGATCACCTTCCAGAACTACTTCCGCATGTACGGCAAGCTCGCCGGCATGACGGGTACGGCTGATACCGAAGCCTACGAATTCCAGCAGATCTATGGTCTGGAAACCGTGATCATCCCGACCAATCGGCCGATGATCCGCAAGGACATGAACGATCAGGTGTTCCGCACCGCCAACGAGAAGTTCGCGGCCATCATCGCCGACATCCGTGCCTGCCAGGAGCGCGGCCAGCCCGTGCTGGTGGGGACGACCTCGATCGAGAATTCCGAGCTGATCGCGAACAAGCTGATCGAAGCCGGCTTCAAGACGGGCGACTTCAATGTGCTGAACGCCAAGCAACATGCGCGTGAAGCCGATATCGTGGTGCAGGCCGGCCGCCCTGCCCAGGTCACCATTGCCACCAATATGGCGGGTCGCGGTACCGACATCGTGCTGGGCGGCAATATCGAACCCGATATCAAGGCGATCGAAGCTGACGAGAGCCTGTCTGATGCCGACAAGCATAGCAAGATCGCCGCCCTGCGCGCCGACTGGCAGCTGCGTCACGACGCCGTGCTGGCTTCGGGCGGCCTGCATATCATCGGCACCGAGCGCCACGAAAGCCGCCGTATCGATAACCAGCTGCGTGGCCGTTCGGGCCGTCAGGGTGATGCCGGCTCGAGCCGCTTTTACCTGAGCATGGAAGACCCGTTGCTGCGCATCTTTGCCGCTGAACGTATCGGCGCGCTGATGCAGCGCCTCAAGCTGCCCGAGGGCGAGGCGATTGAATCGGGCCTGCTGAGCCGTGCCATCGAAAACGCCCAGCGCAAGGTTGAAGGCCGCAACTTCGATATCCGCAAACAGCTGCTGGAATACGATGATGTGTCCAACGAGCAGCGCAAGGCCATCTACGCCCAGCGTAACGAGCTGCTGGATTCGACGGATGTATCGGCCACCATCGGCAATCTGCGCGATGGCGTGATTGGCGACCTGGTTGACCAGTACATCCCGCCGGGCAGCATGGAAGAGCAGTGGGATCCGGCCGGGCTCGAAAAGGTACTTACCGAGTTCCAGTTGCAACTGCCGATCAGCGAGTGGCTCAAGAACGAAACCACGCTGGAAATCGAGACGCTGCGCGAACGTATCGTCACGGCAGCCCGTGAAGCCTACGAGAGCAAAACCGAGGCCGTGGGTGTGAGCGTGATGCACCAGTTCGAGCGTGCGTTGATGCTGCAGATCGTGGATCAGCAATGGCGTGAGCATCTGGCCGCACTGGATCATCTGCGTCAGGGCATCCATCTGCGCAGCTACGGTCAGAAGAACCCCAAGCAGGAATACAAGCGCGAAGCCTTCGAGCTGTTTGAAGGTCTGCTGATGCGTATCCGTCGCGACGTGGTCCAGCTGGTCATGACCGTGCAGATCCGCTCACCCGAAGATGTGGCCGCGCTGGAGCAGCACGAAGAGCCGGCGGATATGCAGTTCCATCACGCCGATTACGATGAGGCGCTGGCCCAGGCCAATGCCAATGCTGCCGATCCGGCGCAGGCCCAGTTGCGCAACTATGACAAGATCGGCCGCAATGATCCTTGCCCTTGTGGTTCGGGTCAGAAATACAAGCACTGCCACGGCAAACTGAGCTGA
- a CDS encoding DciA family protein: protein MSTRAFQQFLHSPELQRLGRQIASQRKLAADWQSVLPIGLVKLTEVVNVEGDCLIVATRSAAVAAKIRQMEARLVQQLIGKGLKINAIRCKIQVERLPHEQKQIRRGHEISAPALATLRDAAEQLPPSPLKDALAALVAKRSRRG, encoded by the coding sequence ATGAGTACACGCGCCTTCCAGCAATTTCTCCACAGCCCCGAACTGCAGCGACTGGGGCGCCAGATCGCCAGCCAGCGCAAACTCGCTGCGGACTGGCAATCCGTCCTGCCCATCGGGCTGGTCAAGTTGACCGAAGTGGTGAATGTGGAAGGCGACTGCCTGATCGTCGCCACTCGCAGTGCGGCGGTGGCAGCCAAAATCCGGCAAATGGAAGCGCGGCTGGTGCAGCAACTGATTGGTAAGGGACTGAAAATTAATGCAATTCGTTGCAAAATTCAAGTCGAGCGCCTGCCTCATGAACAGAAGCAGATACGCCGGGGACATGAAATCAGTGCCCCGGCACTGGCCACGCTGCGCGATGCAGCCGAGCAATTGCCGCCTTCGCCCTTGAAAGATGCGCTGGCTGCGCTGGTTGCCAAACGGAGTCGGCGCGGCTAG
- the gloA gene encoding lactoylglutathione lyase produces the protein MRILHTMLRVGNLEQSISFYTEVLGMQLLRRSDYPEGRFTLAFVGFQPESEGAVIELTHNWDTERYELGGGYGHIAIEVDDAYAACDAVRARGGKVTREAGPMKHGTTVIAFVEDPDGYKIEFIQKKTVA, from the coding sequence ATGCGCATTTTGCACACGATGTTGCGAGTCGGCAACCTGGAGCAGTCAATTTCCTTCTACACCGAGGTGCTCGGCATGCAGCTGCTGCGCCGCTCGGACTATCCCGAAGGTCGCTTCACGCTGGCCTTTGTAGGGTTTCAGCCCGAGTCTGAGGGCGCCGTGATTGAACTGACGCACAACTGGGATACCGAGCGCTACGAACTGGGCGGTGGCTATGGCCATATCGCCATTGAGGTCGATGATGCCTACGCTGCCTGTGATGCAGTCCGCGCCCGTGGTGGCAAGGTTACGCGCGAGGCCGGGCCCATGAAGCACGGCACCACGGTGATTGCTTTCGTGGAAGACCCGGACGGTTACAAGATCGAGTTCATCCAGAAAAAGACGGTTGCTTGA
- a CDS encoding M23 family metallopeptidase, with amino-acid sequence MNIILVSNRMSHAVTLGPRHVWLVGIVVGLAVLGLLTAASWATYNLTRSFGISIPTLPGTSVSQQRQIDLLAVRLGQMQAQLTRLDGLTKRVADRTGIDAKPFQSTVAAPQGGAMSTMPQHTLSLKDLQVLVGQTDKQIEEVIDQYGLFDTVLTQRKLNTFQAPANLPLAAGLRSSAYGWRIDPFNGRQTFHEGIDFVGDVGSPVAAAAGGRVIAAEWHNEYGNMLEIDHGNGITSRYAHASKLLVRQGEQVKTGQRVALLGNSGRSTGPHLHFEIRYKGIPQNPLYFLNLAGRSAVDKVASN; translated from the coding sequence ATGAATATCATTCTAGTCTCCAACCGGATGTCGCATGCCGTTACCCTCGGCCCGCGCCATGTATGGCTTGTGGGTATTGTTGTCGGCCTTGCTGTCTTGGGCTTGTTAACAGCGGCCAGCTGGGCGACCTACAACCTCACCCGTTCCTTCGGGATTTCGATTCCCACCTTGCCGGGCACGTCGGTATCACAACAGCGGCAGATTGATCTGCTGGCTGTGCGCCTGGGGCAGATGCAGGCGCAGCTGACCCGGCTGGATGGTCTGACCAAGCGGGTTGCCGACCGTACCGGCATTGATGCCAAGCCATTCCAGAGCACCGTGGCAGCACCGCAGGGCGGCGCGATGTCGACGATGCCGCAGCATACGCTAAGCCTCAAGGACCTGCAGGTGCTGGTTGGCCAGACCGACAAGCAGATCGAGGAAGTCATCGATCAGTACGGCCTGTTCGATACCGTGCTTACCCAGCGCAAGCTCAATACCTTCCAGGCGCCGGCCAACCTGCCGCTTGCCGCGGGTTTGCGTTCTTCTGCTTACGGCTGGCGCATCGATCCCTTCAATGGCCGGCAGACTTTCCATGAAGGTATCGACTTTGTCGGTGATGTCGGCAGCCCGGTTGCCGCAGCCGCAGGCGGGCGGGTGATCGCCGCGGAGTGGCATAACGAGTATGGTAATATGCTCGAAATTGACCACGGCAATGGCATCACCAGCCGCTATGCCCACGCATCGAAACTGCTGGTGCGGCAGGGCGAGCAGGTGAAGACCGGGCAGCGCGTTGCCTTGCTGGGCAATTCGGGCCGCTCCACCGGACCGCATCTGCATTTCGAGATCCGTTACAAGGGCATTCCGCAGAATCCCCTGTACTTTCTCAATCTGGCGGGTCGATCCGCTGTGGACAAAGTCGCGTCAAATTAG
- a CDS encoding response regulator transcription factor — MSSTGSSESRIALVDDDAAVRDALRWLFASRGHAVTPFDSAQALLSDRDPSRFACLILDLRMPGMGGMALLQTLQAQGYTPPTVFLTGHGDVPQAVAALKLGAVDFLEKPFDDNALVSLVEHCLQLDVAQRATYQQRGLVRQRLSELTPREHEVMVLFLDGKLNKQIADELAISMKTVEVHRARVLDKMGVKSAVELANLLKTYG; from the coding sequence ATGAGTTCAACTGGTTCCTCTGAATCCCGTATCGCCCTGGTCGACGACGATGCCGCCGTGCGCGACGCCTTGCGTTGGCTGTTTGCCTCGCGCGGCCATGCCGTCACCCCCTTCGACTCGGCCCAGGCCCTGCTGAGTGACCGCGACCCCAGCCGCTTTGCCTGCCTGATCCTTGATCTGCGCATGCCCGGCATGGGTGGCATGGCCTTGCTGCAGACCTTACAGGCCCAGGGCTACACCCCGCCGACCGTGTTCCTCACCGGCCATGGCGATGTCCCGCAGGCTGTCGCTGCGCTCAAGCTCGGTGCGGTCGACTTTCTGGAAAAGCCGTTTGATGACAACGCCTTGGTCAGCCTGGTCGAACACTGCCTGCAACTGGATGTCGCGCAGCGCGCCACCTACCAGCAACGCGGCCTGGTGCGGCAGCGACTGAGCGAACTAACCCCGCGCGAGCATGAAGTGATGGTCCTGTTTCTGGACGGCAAGCTCAACAAACAGATTGCGGACGAGTTGGCGATCAGCATGAAGACGGTAGAGGTGCACCGCGCACGGGTGCTCGACAAGATGGGCGTGAAATCTGCCGTGGAGCTGGCCAATCTGCTCAAAACCTACGGCTGA